One Pectobacterium cacticida genomic window, TAAAACGCTGGTTGGAGCGGGGCCTGTCGCTGTCGTCGCTGTCGGGATCGTCCGAATCGGCGCTACCGCTACTGTCTGATGCGTGTGGCTCGGTACTGCCTGGAGCCTGCACGGCGGCAACGGCGGATGTACGCCTGGTTGAACAGCAGCTGTGATCGGCATGGTTCGAATGCTGCGAGTGCTGATTGCAGCAGCTTTTCGTATTGTGTGACGCAGGCTGAGCACGTTTACTACCACACGCGGATATCTCGGCACGATGGTGTTGATGTGTGTGCATAGTCTTCTCCTGTAGTATCGACGATAGTGATTGCAGTATTAATGATAGTGATTCTCATTGGAAACTGTACACCGTCGCTCAATACTTCGCCACTCTTTCGTGAGTGGCGCATCATCAGAAATAATAGAGGGAGCGAACAATGAGGAAATGGCCGCCAAAATAACCCGCCGCGACGATCGCCTGATGGGCGCGGAACGGGAAGCGGTAGTGATGAATGAGCCAGGTTGCATGAGCGATAAACAAGAGAGCAGCGCCTGTCAGCAGGGAGAAATTCGCGTTGGTTCCCAGTGCGAAATACCGTTCGCCAGCAACCCAGACCATCAGTGTCGTCATAATGATAAATGCGCAGACAGGCCAGCGCTGTGCATCCAAGCGCCCCCAGATAACGGCAATGAATACTGAGGCTAGAATGACGAGCGTTAATGCTAACGGCCAGAAGAATGTAAACGTAGCTTGTCCGACAAAAAAACTGACGGTGTACAGCAGATGGGAGAGAAAATAGGCGCCGAACGCGTAGAGTAGGCGCTGAGCGGGAAGTAGCAACAGGGTATCCGCCGCCAGCGTCGCCAACAGCCCCAGCACAACCAGATAACCCGGCACATCAAGCAGCGGCGTCTGCCAGGCGAGAGCCAACAACAGTAGCATGGTGACAGGTTTGAATAACCAGCGTTGCCAGGCTGGGCCACGATAGCTGGCATCCACATATAACCAACCGGAAAAAAGCACCGCAATAAATGACCAAAGCATAGTGTGTCCTTTTGTGTTTTTATTGGCGTCAGGATAAAAATAAACCGTTCTTCATTCAGTGTAGGGGATCGTGAGGAAGTTAAACAACAGGGGCAGGGCAGATGCGCCTTTCGTAGGCTTCATGCTATGTTATCGCCCGTTTTTACGCTGCGACATTTCTAAGGGAGCATGGTATTGAATGAGTAATGAATCTGCGCTTTATCGTATCCAATTCATAAATAACGGTAAAAATTACCAACTTTACGTGCGCGAATTGGTTCAAAGTAGCCTGTTCGGTTTTATTGAAATCGCCGATTTCGTGTTTGATAGCCAATCGACGGTGTTGGTTGATCCGTCAACGGAGAAATTGAAAACGGAATTCTCAGGCGTCAGCCGCAGCTTTATCCCGCTACAGGCAATCATACGCATTGATGCCGTAACGGAAAAAGGCAGCGCCCGTATTTCTGAATTAGGTGATAACGTGACCGTGTTCCCTTATCTGCCGGGTAAGAAGTTCTGATGAGCGTGTTCTCTCGGTTGCGGGTATTAGCCGTTGGGGCGATGCAGTTGTTATGATCTCGGTAGCTTGGGCTGTTTTTTCTGCCACGCCAGCAGTTCAAATACGCCAAAGAGGAAGATGCGTGCCTGTAGTGCGCGGCTCAGCGTAGGGCTGTCTTTCGGCTGGCTGGATTTTAATAGTAGCAGTTGAAAACCATGCATCAGGATCATGAACAGCATCGCCACGGTCATAAAGATATTTAACGGCCGGGGAAACGGCTGGATCAGGTTAAGCAATAGAAATCCCCACACGCCCAGCATCAATAATCTGCCAAGGTTAATCAAAATCATTTCTCCCCCTTACGTTGCTGCGACGTTCATTGACGAATGTACAAACGGTAGGCGACCTGACCCGCGACTTTCTCGCGATGCAGATGCCAATTCTCTGGAATAGCCAATTGTGCATTCTCTGCTTCGGTTTCTACGTAAATCCACGCATCTGGCGTTAGCCAGTTGTGCCGTTCCAGTAGATCAAGCGTGCTATTTAGCAGCGCTTTACGAAACGGCGGGTCGAGAAACACGACGTCAAAGGGGGTGCCCGGCTTCGCTAGCCAGTTTAGTGCATCGGTATTGATCACGTCGGCATTTTCTGCGCGAAGCAATGCCAGATTTTGTGTTAACTGCTGAGCAACGGTGCGCTCCATTTCCAATAATGTAGCATGGGCCGCATAACGGGAAAGCGCTTCCAGCCCAAGCGCGCCGCTACCGGCAAAGCAATCCAGGCAACGCGCCTGCTGAATGACGGGCGCCAGCCAGTTAAATAACGTTTCCCGCACGCGATCGGTGGTGGGGCGTAAACCGGGACTATCGGGAACCGGAAGTTTTCTGCCGCGCCATTGACCCCCGATGATTCGGATTTGTCCGGCGGCCGATGATGCATTTTTTTTCGCCATAGCTCACTGGGTTGTTGTAGTGCCCGCACGCTCATCATGTCGATATGGGCCGTGATTTCAGGCGCTATTCTAGCGGCGGTTACCTGTAGAGGGAATGTTAAGATGGGCGTAAACGTGCGCCACCCAACATTTCTCCGTCTGCGGTGTTTGGCGCATTTCATTACGAGTAGGGCCTTCCTTGGCAACGTGTCAGGCGCAGCGAAGAAGATTGGCGAAGGGCGCATGGTCTGTCGCCGCGCCTGTTGGCTGCGTGTTGCTGTCGGTGGGAAAGTGTTAAACTCGTGGTTTAAAGATGATTTTCATTGATTGATTCGCTGCGGTGAGCAGCGTGGAGCGCGATCGTATATGTCAAAAGAAAAAAAACGCGGTTTTTTTTCCTGGCTCGGCCTAGGGAAGCAGGAAGAAAATCCACAGGAGCTGCCGTCAGCGGTGGAGCCGGAGGATGCGGCGTTGACTCACCAGAGCGCAGAGTCTACGCAACACGTGTCGGATGTCCCTGTCATTGAAGAAAAGATAGCGATTGAGGCGGAAAAACAGGCGGCGTCCATCGCCGGGCAAGACATCACTGTGACCGCGATAGAGCCAGACGCGGCGCCATCAGAAAAACAGGCCGAAGAACCGGAAAACCTGTTGCAGGAAGAGCCGCCCGTCATGACACAGGAGCAGGAGCGTCCAACGAAAGAAGGTTTCTTCGCGCGTCTGAAACGTAGTCTGGTCAAAACGCGCCAGAATCTCGGTTCAGGATTTATCGGATTGTTTCGTGGCAAGAAAATCGACGATGATTTGTTTGATGAGTTGGAGGAGCAATTACTGATTGCGGATGTCGGCGTCGAGACGACCCGTAAGATTATCGACAGCCTGACCGAGCACGCCAGTCGTCGCCAGTTGAAAGATGCTGATACGCTTTTTGTGAAGCTAAAAGAAGAAATGGCGCAGATCCTTGCTAAAGTTGATGCGCCGCTGAATGTTGACGGTAAAACGCCGTATGTCATTCTGATGGTCGGTGTGAATGGCGTGGGCAAAACTACCACCATCGGGAAAATGGCACGTCAGTTTCAGGCACAGGGTAAATCAGTCATGTTGGCGGCAGGCGATACCTTCCGTGCCGCTGCGGTCGAGCAGCTTCAGGTGTGGGGACAGCGTAACAATGTTGCCGTGGTAGCACAGCATACCGGGGCGGATTCGGCATCGGTGATTTTTGATGCGATTCAGGCAGCGAAAGCGCGCGGGGTTGATGTTCTGATCGCGGATACCGCCGGGCGCTTACAAAACAAAGCGCACCTGATGGAAGAATTGAAAAAGATTGTGCGCGTGATGAAGAAACTGGACGAGGATGCGCCGCATGAAGTCATGCTGACGTTGGACGCCAGCACCGGACAAAATGCGGTGAGTCAGGCAAGACTGTTTAATGAGGCGGTTGGACTAACAGGCATTACCTTGACTAAGCTGGATGGAACCGCGAAAGGCGGGGTGATTTTCGCTATTGCCGATCAGTTCGCGATTCCTATCCGCTACATTGGGGTAGGCGAAGGGATTGAAGATTTACGGCCTTTCAAGGCCGACGATTTTATTGAGGCACTTTTTGCCCGAGAGGATTAAAACGGATGATTCGTTTTGAACAAGTCAGTAAAGCTTACCTCGGTGGGCGCCAGGCATTGCAAGGGGTGGATTTCCATCTGCGCCCGGCGGAAATGGCGTTTCTGACTGGGCATTCCGGCGCGGGGAAAAGCACCCTGCTGAAGCTGATTTGTGGTATTGAACGGCCCAGTGCGGGGCAGATTTTGTTTGGTGGCCACAATATCAGCCGCCTGAAAAAAAACGACGTTCCGTTCCTTAGACGACAGATCGGGATGATCTTCCAGGATCATCATCTGTTAATGGATCGCACGGTCTATGACAATGTGGCGATGCCGCTCATTATCGCAGGGGCCAGCAGTGAAGACATCCGCCGTCGGGTTTCCGCCGCCTTGGATAAGGTTGGCCTGCTGGATAAAGCGAAAAACTACCCGATTCAACTGTCAGGCGGTGAACAACAACGCGTTGGCATCGCGCGCGCGGTGGTGAATAAACCTGCCGTGCTGCTGGCGGATGAACCGACGGGTAATCTCGACGATGCCTTGTCGGAAGGCATTCTACGCCTGTTTGAAGAATTCAACCGCGTTGGCGTCACCGTCCTGATGGCGACGCATGATACCGGGCTGATTGCCCGTCGTCATTACCGTGTGCTGAGGCTGGCGGATGGCCGCATGGTGGGGGGGAACCACGATGGCGAATAATGTCCGTAATGCGAAAAGGCCGACAACAAAAGCGAAAGCGTTGCGCGGCGGCTGGCAGGAGCAATGGCGATATGCCTGGGCAAATACGTTGGCGGATATGCTGCGCCAGCCATTGGCGACCTTTCTGACGGTTATGGTCATTGCTATCTCGCTGGCGTTGCCCAGCATCTGCTATCTGGTATGGAAGAACGTGAGTCAGGCTGCTACGCAGTGGTATCCATCACCGCAACTGACGGTGTATCTGGATAAATCGCTGGATGACAACGCGGCGCAGGCGGTAATTACGAAACTGCAATCTGAAGATGGCGTCGATAAAGTGAATTATCTGTCGCGCAATGAGGCGATGGGTGAGTTTCGCAACTGGTCTGGTTTTGGCGGCGCGCTGGATATGCTGGAAGAGAATCCGTTGCCCGCAGTGGCGATCATCACGCCGAAAATCGGTTTTCAGGACTCTGCGACGTTGATGACGCTACGCGATCGTGTAGCGGCGACACAGGGCGTGGATGAAGTACGGATGGACGACAGTTGGTTTGCGCGGTTAGTTGCGCTGACCAATCTGGTGGGGCAAATTTCTGCAACGATTGGCATCCTGATGGTCGTTGCCGTCTTTTTAGTGATAGGTAACAGTGTGCGCCTGAGTATTTTCAGCCGCCGTGAAACGATCAACGTGATGAAGTTGATTGGCGCGACAGACGGTTTTATTCTGCGCCCATTTCTTAACGGTGGGGCGGCTATGGGTGTGGGCGGCGCGGTGTTGTCACTGATTTTATCGCAGGCATTAGTCTGGAAACTGGATGCAGTAGTGGCACAGGTCGCGGCTGTTTTCGGAACGACCTTTGCCGTCAAAGGGCTGGGGTGGGATGAGTCCCTGCTGTTGTTGTTAATCGCCGGCATGATTGGTTGGATGGCGGCTTGGTTGGCGACAGTACAACATTTACGCCGCTTTACACCGCAGTAAGCGTTTTCTGCTATGATTATTCCCCTGTGATTCGTCTTGTGTCACAGGGGCGATTTCTCTGGCGACATTTCTTCACCTGTTCCTTCCGTTGAGTTTTATTCTGTCTCTCCGTGCCTTTGTTCCTCGCTTGATCTCCGGCATGGGACGAATAAAATAATAGGAACTTGCTAGCGAAATCACAGTCTGAATAGACAGATTTTAAGATTTGAGTAAACTGATTTTAAGCGTTCAGTAAATTATGTGTTACGGTGCCGCACGTTGCCTCATTTCGTGCAAAATGATGCGGCTAAGCAGTGCTAGGATAGCGTCAACTGCATTATGAACAGCAAAGCAACTGAGAGGGTTGAATGACCAAAGATATGCAAACTTTCACCTTAGTTCCCCAAGGCAGTCTGGAAGGGTATATTCGTGCCGCCAATGCCTATCCGATGCTCACGGCGGAGGAAGAGCGGGCGCTGGCTGAACGGCTGCATTATCAGGGCGATCTGGATGCCGCTAAGCACCTGATTCTGTCGCACCTGCGTTTTGTTATTCACGTTGCCCGTAACTATTCCGGCTATGGTCTGCCGCAGGCGGATTTGATTCAGGAAGGGAATATCGGCCTGATGAAAGCGGTACGTCGCTTCAATCCTGATGTTGGTGTGCGTCTGGTTTCTTTCGCCGTACACTGGATCAAGGCAGAAATTCATGAATACGTGTTGCGTAACTGGCGTATTGTGAAGGTAGCGACCACTAAAGCACAGCGTAAGCTGTTCTTTAACCTGCGTAAGGCGAAAACGCGTCTCGGCTGGTTTAATCAGGATGAGGTCGATCTGGTCGCGCGTGAACTTGGCGTAACCAGCAAAGATGTGCGTGAGATGGAATCCCGCATGGCGGCGCAGGACATGACGTTTGATCCGACACCGGAAGAAGAGTCGCATGATGGCAAAGCGATGTCGCCAATGCTTTACCTACAGGATAAATCGTCTGATTTTGCCGATGGCATTGAAGAAGATAACTGGGAAACGCATGCGGCCGATAAGCTTACCTACGCGCTGGAAGGATTGGATGAGCGCAGCCAGCACATTATTCGCGCTCGCTGGCTGGATGATGACAACAAATCCACCTTGCAGGAGTTGGCCGATCAATACGGGGTTTCTGCGGAGCGTGTGCGCCAGTTGGAAAAGAATGCGATGAAGAAACTGCGTGCGGCGATAGAAGCCTGATTTCGGCTTCTTCATCACTTTGTTATACGACCGGGCGCTGCCCGGTCGTTTTGTCTGTGTCTGATGTTAGCCTGGTTGATCTGGGTTAACATCAGGGAAAACCTGTGACGTTTCTTGTCGGCGAATGTAGCGCCAGCCGCCGGATACGGGTGAGAAGCCGCAGGACACCATAAACCGCGCCAGCACATCTTCTTTGATTGCGGCATGATTAGCCGTGGCCAGCCACCACTCATTAACTTCGGGGATCTGTCGACGGGCTTCATCTATCAGCAGTTGACCTACGCCACGTCGCCGCGTGACTTCACGCACCATCAGATCACTCAATTCTGCATATTCACCTTCAATCTCGACCAGTACGCCGCCTAATAATCGATCGTTAAAACGAGCGATAAAGAGTTGTCGATCGCTGGTGAGCTCAGCTTCGAGTAAATCGATGTTCTGGTGGGGCCAAATCTTAGCCAGATCAATTTTATCCTGGGGACTGAATCGGGTAAGACGTTCAACGGTTAATTTCATTTTTATCGGCACCCCATTGTTTGAGTGAAGAATATGTTTGAGTGAAGAATAATGTCGTTGTCTTGTAACGAAAGCGTTATGTAACCTAATCTTTATGTTAATAGGGAAAATGTTTTTTTAATGACCATTTTTCCAATTAATATATCGCAATATTCCGTAATATTTAGAATATTAAGCCATAAATAAATATTTTGCTGGGTTATTAACCTAGTATTTTATTCTGTTGGCTTTGCTTGTTCCTGCTAGTGTTAGTTGATTTGCAGCATAAAATTCCTGTTTAATAATATGAAAAATAAAGCCTTATTAGAAACTATTACTAATAATAACCTAAGCTACTCTTACTTATAGGAAAATAGTCAGGTTATGGCTGATGATGGTCAGGTTTTCGGCAATATCCATAATGGCAGATAGGGTGAAAAGAATGAAATTTAGTAAAGGTAACGTATTGCTGATGGGCTGTATGGCTATGGCGTTGAGTCATGCCGTGAATGCTAAAGATATTAAGGTCGCGGTAGTTGGCGCGATGTCTGGGCCGGTAGCGCAGTATGGGGATATGGAGTTTATTGGCGCACGTCAGGCCATTGCCGATATCAATGCTAAAGGTGGCGTAAACGGTAATACGTTGGTTGGTGTTGAGTATGATGACGCATGCGATCCTAAACAGGCCGTGGCCGTCGCGAATAAGGTCATCAACGACGGTATCCGCTACGTTATTGGCCATCTGTGTTCTTCTTCTACACAACCGGCGTCTGATATCTATGAGGAAGAAGGCGTACTCATGATTACACCCGCGGCAACCAACGCGGATTTGACCACGCGTGGTTACAACATGGTGCTGCGTACGACGGGCCTGGATTCCGATCAAGGGCCAACCTCGGCAAAATACATTGTCGATACCATCAAGCCGCAGCGTATCGCTGTGGTGCATGATAAACAGCAATACGGTGAAGGCCTGGCCCGCTCGGTGCAGGACAGCCTGAAAAAAGCGGGTGCGAATGTCGTACTGTTTGAGGGGGTGACGGCGGGTGACAAAGACTTTTCTACTCTCGTGGCACGTTTGAAGAAAGAGAACGTCGATTTTGTTTATTTTGGCGGTTACTACCCGGAAATGGGGCAGATTTTACGCCAATCGCGCCAGGCTGGCATGACCACTACATTCATGGGGCCAGAGGGCGTGGGTAACGCTTCGCTGTCTAATATCGCGGGCGATGCATCAGAAGGCATGCTGGTGACGTTGCCGAAGCGCTATGATCAGGTGCCGGCTAACCAACCGATCGTCGATGCGTTAAAAGCCAAAAAGCTGGATCCAACGGGGCCGTTTGTCTGGACGACTTACGCTGCGTTGCAATCGCTGACGACGGCGATGACTCGTACCGGTAGCGATGAGCCGGAAAAACTGGCCGCCGATCTGAAAGCACATCCCGTGGATACCGTGATGGGGCCATTAAGCTGGGATGAAAAAGGTGACCTGAAAGGGTTTGAATTTGGCGTATTTGAGTGGCACAAGGACGGCACGTCTAGCGCCGTGAAATAATCCTTAAACCGGGGCAGACGATGGGTGAATGTGCCGTAATCTGCCTCTCCCCAACGTGGGACGCATTTTCCGTCTTCCGCGTGTGTGCCACAACGAATCCCTCAATACCGGCACTCCCGACGCCGTAAGGTGCGGGAGCAGCATGTAAGGTTAAGGTATGTCCGAGCAGTTTCTTTACTTTTTTCAGCAGATGTTCAACGGTCTGACGTTGGGCAGCACTTATGCGCTGATCGCCATTGGTTACACCATGGTTTACGGCATTATCGGCATGATTAACTTCGCGCACGGCGAAGTTTACATGATCGGTAGCTATGTCTCCTTTATCGTTATTGCGGCGTTGATGATGATGGGTATCGATACCGGCTGGCTGCTGATTGGCGTCGCTTTTATTGCCGCCGTCGTGATTTCCAGCGCCTATGGCTGGAGTATCGAGCGAGTCGCTTATCGGCCCGTCCGAACGTCAAAGCGTCTGATTGCGCTGATTTCCGCTATTGGGATGTCAATTTTCCTGCAAAACTATGTCAGCCTGAATCAGGGATCACGGGATGTGGCGCTGCCGAGTCTGGTGACCGGTCAGTGGGTGCTGGGCGAGAGTAATGGTTTTGCCGCCACCATTAGTGCCATGCAGTTGACCATCTGGATTGTTACGTTCCTCGCCATGCTGGCGCTGACGTTGTTCATTCGCTATTCCCGTATGGGACGCGCCTGCCGCGCCTGCGCGGAAGACTTGAAAATGGCAAGTCTGCTGGGTATTAGCACCGATCGCGTCATTTCCCTAACCTTTGTTATCGGCGCGCTCATGGCGGCCGTTGCTGGTGTGCTGCTAGGGCAGTTTTACGGCGTTATTAACCCCTATATCGGCTTTATGGCCGGGATGAAAGCCTTTACCGCAGCGGTACTGGGCGGAATCGGCAGCATCCCTGGCGCGATGATCGGTGGGCTGATTCTGGGCGTAGCCGAAGCGCTGACGTCCGCTTATCTGAGCACAGAATACAAAGATGCGGTGTCGTTCGCGTTGCTGATAGTGGTGCTGCTGGTGATGCCAACCGGCATCTTAGGTCGCCCGGAGGTTGAGAAAGTATGAAATCGCTCAATCTGTTTAATGCGTTGGTTTCCGCGCTTATGTTGCTGGTGTTGGCCTCGTTCTTAATGGGTATGCAACTGGCGCTGGACGGCACTAAACTGGTAGTTCATGGCGCTGATAAAGTCCGCTGGTATTGGATTGGCGCAGGCTGCGTCGTCGTGTTCTTCTTCCAACTGATCCGTCCGTTCTTCCAGCAAAACCTCAAGAAATTTTCCACGCCGTCGCTGGTGCTGCCGAGTTTTGATGGCAGTACGCCGCGGCAGAAGGTATTGGCTGCGGCATTGATTATCGCCGCTATCGCCTGGCCGTTTCTGGTCTCACGCGGAACGGTGGATATTGCCACTCTCACGCTGATTTACGTGATGTTGGGGCTGGGTTTAAACGTAGTGGTGGGTTTGTCCGGGTTGCTGGTATTAGGTTACGGCGGGTTTTACGCTATTGGCGCTTATACCTATGCATTACTGAACCATTATTACGGATTAGGCTTCTGGGAAAGCCTGCCGCTGGCGGGCATGGCGGCGGCACTGTCGGGTTTCCTGCTGGGGTTCCCGGTACTGCGCTTGCGCGGTGACTATCTGGCGATTGTGACGCTTGGATTCGGAGAGATTGTCCGTATTCTATTGCTGAATAATACCGAAATTACCGGTGGCCCGAACGGTATCAGCCAAATCCCTAAACCGACCTTCTTTGGTTTGGAGTTCAGCCGTAGCGCCCGCAGTGGCGGCTGGGACACATTCCACAATTTCTTCGGCCTGAAAT contains:
- a CDS encoding lysoplasmalogenase; this encodes MLWSFIAVLFSGWLYVDASYRGPAWQRWLFKPVTMLLLLALAWQTPLLDVPGYLVVLGLLATLAADTLLLLPAQRLLYAFGAYFLSHLLYTVSFFVGQATFTFFWPLALTLVILASVFIAVIWGRLDAQRWPVCAFIIMTTLMVWVAGERYFALGTNANFSLLTGAALLFIAHATWLIHHYRFPFRAHQAIVAAGYFGGHFLIVRSLYYF
- a CDS encoding DUF1820 family protein — encoded protein: MSNESALYRIQFINNGKNYQLYVRELVQSSLFGFIEIADFVFDSQSTVLVDPSTEKLKTEFSGVSRSFIPLQAIIRIDAVTEKGSARISELGDNVTVFPYLPGKKF
- a CDS encoding DUF1145 family protein, which produces MILINLGRLLMLGVWGFLLLNLIQPFPRPLNIFMTVAMLFMILMHGFQLLLLKSSQPKDSPTLSRALQARIFLFGVFELLAWQKKQPKLPRS
- the rsmD gene encoding 16S rRNA (guanine(966)-N(2))-methyltransferase codes for the protein MAKKNASSAAGQIRIIGGQWRGRKLPVPDSPGLRPTTDRVRETLFNWLAPVIQQARCLDCFAGSGALGLEALSRYAAHATLLEMERTVAQQLTQNLALLRAENADVINTDALNWLAKPGTPFDVVFLDPPFRKALLNSTLDLLERHNWLTPDAWIYVETEAENAQLAIPENWHLHREKVAGQVAYRLYIRQ
- the ftsY gene encoding signal recognition particle-docking protein FtsY → MSKEKKRGFFSWLGLGKQEENPQELPSAVEPEDAALTHQSAESTQHVSDVPVIEEKIAIEAEKQAASIAGQDITVTAIEPDAAPSEKQAEEPENLLQEEPPVMTQEQERPTKEGFFARLKRSLVKTRQNLGSGFIGLFRGKKIDDDLFDELEEQLLIADVGVETTRKIIDSLTEHASRRQLKDADTLFVKLKEEMAQILAKVDAPLNVDGKTPYVILMVGVNGVGKTTTIGKMARQFQAQGKSVMLAAGDTFRAAAVEQLQVWGQRNNVAVVAQHTGADSASVIFDAIQAAKARGVDVLIADTAGRLQNKAHLMEELKKIVRVMKKLDEDAPHEVMLTLDASTGQNAVSQARLFNEAVGLTGITLTKLDGTAKGGVIFAIADQFAIPIRYIGVGEGIEDLRPFKADDFIEALFARED
- the ftsE gene encoding cell division ATP-binding protein FtsE gives rise to the protein MIRFEQVSKAYLGGRQALQGVDFHLRPAEMAFLTGHSGAGKSTLLKLICGIERPSAGQILFGGHNISRLKKNDVPFLRRQIGMIFQDHHLLMDRTVYDNVAMPLIIAGASSEDIRRRVSAALDKVGLLDKAKNYPIQLSGGEQQRVGIARAVVNKPAVLLADEPTGNLDDALSEGILRLFEEFNRVGVTVLMATHDTGLIARRHYRVLRLADGRMVGGNHDGE
- the ftsX gene encoding permease-like cell division protein FtsX, which produces MANNVRNAKRPTTKAKALRGGWQEQWRYAWANTLADMLRQPLATFLTVMVIAISLALPSICYLVWKNVSQAATQWYPSPQLTVYLDKSLDDNAAQAVITKLQSEDGVDKVNYLSRNEAMGEFRNWSGFGGALDMLEENPLPAVAIITPKIGFQDSATLMTLRDRVAATQGVDEVRMDDSWFARLVALTNLVGQISATIGILMVVAVFLVIGNSVRLSIFSRRETINVMKLIGATDGFILRPFLNGGAAMGVGGAVLSLILSQALVWKLDAVVAQVAAVFGTTFAVKGLGWDESLLLLLIAGMIGWMAAWLATVQHLRRFTPQ
- the rpoH gene encoding RNA polymerase sigma factor RpoH → MTKDMQTFTLVPQGSLEGYIRAANAYPMLTAEEERALAERLHYQGDLDAAKHLILSHLRFVIHVARNYSGYGLPQADLIQEGNIGLMKAVRRFNPDVGVRLVSFAVHWIKAEIHEYVLRNWRIVKVATTKAQRKLFFNLRKAKTRLGWFNQDEVDLVARELGVTSKDVREMESRMAAQDMTFDPTPEEESHDGKAMSPMLYLQDKSSDFADGIEEDNWETHAADKLTYALEGLDERSQHIIRARWLDDDNKSTLQELADQYGVSAERVRQLEKNAMKKLRAAIEA
- the panM gene encoding aspartate 1-decarboxylase autocleavage activator PanM — protein: MKLTVERLTRFSPQDKIDLAKIWPHQNIDLLEAELTSDRQLFIARFNDRLLGGVLVEIEGEYAELSDLMVREVTRRRGVGQLLIDEARRQIPEVNEWWLATANHAAIKEDVLARFMVSCGFSPVSGGWRYIRRQETSQVFPDVNPDQPG
- a CDS encoding branched-chain amino acid ABC transporter substrate-binding protein; this translates as MKFSKGNVLLMGCMAMALSHAVNAKDIKVAVVGAMSGPVAQYGDMEFIGARQAIADINAKGGVNGNTLVGVEYDDACDPKQAVAVANKVINDGIRYVIGHLCSSSTQPASDIYEEEGVLMITPAATNADLTTRGYNMVLRTTGLDSDQGPTSAKYIVDTIKPQRIAVVHDKQQYGEGLARSVQDSLKKAGANVVLFEGVTAGDKDFSTLVARLKKENVDFVYFGGYYPEMGQILRQSRQAGMTTTFMGPEGVGNASLSNIAGDASEGMLVTLPKRYDQVPANQPIVDALKAKKLDPTGPFVWTTYAALQSLTTAMTRTGSDEPEKLAADLKAHPVDTVMGPLSWDEKGDLKGFEFGVFEWHKDGTSSAVK
- the livH gene encoding high-affinity branched-chain amino acid ABC transporter permease LivH is translated as MSEQFLYFFQQMFNGLTLGSTYALIAIGYTMVYGIIGMINFAHGEVYMIGSYVSFIVIAALMMMGIDTGWLLIGVAFIAAVVISSAYGWSIERVAYRPVRTSKRLIALISAIGMSIFLQNYVSLNQGSRDVALPSLVTGQWVLGESNGFAATISAMQLTIWIVTFLAMLALTLFIRYSRMGRACRACAEDLKMASLLGISTDRVISLTFVIGALMAAVAGVLLGQFYGVINPYIGFMAGMKAFTAAVLGGIGSIPGAMIGGLILGVAEALTSAYLSTEYKDAVSFALLIVVLLVMPTGILGRPEVEKV
- a CDS encoding high-affinity branched-chain amino acid ABC transporter permease LivM; the protein is MKSLNLFNALVSALMLLVLASFLMGMQLALDGTKLVVHGADKVRWYWIGAGCVVVFFFQLIRPFFQQNLKKFSTPSLVLPSFDGSTPRQKVLAAALIIAAIAWPFLVSRGTVDIATLTLIYVMLGLGLNVVVGLSGLLVLGYGGFYAIGAYTYALLNHYYGLGFWESLPLAGMAAALSGFLLGFPVLRLRGDYLAIVTLGFGEIVRILLLNNTEITGGPNGISQIPKPTFFGLEFSRSARSGGWDTFHNFFGLKYDPSDRIIFLYLVALLLVVLTLFVINRLLRMPLGRAWEALRDDEIACRSLGLSPTRIKLTAFTISAAFAGFAGTLFAARQGFVSPESFTFAESAFVLAIVVLGGMGSQFAVILAAILLVVSRELMRDLNEYSMLLLGALMVLMMIWRPQGLLPMKRPEMKLEVTKKEEQA